Proteins from a single region of Poecilia reticulata strain Guanapo unplaced genomic scaffold, Guppy_female_1.0+MT scaffold_814, whole genome shotgun sequence:
- the nkiras2 gene encoding NF-kappa-B inhibitor-interacting Ras-like protein 2 — protein sequence MGKSCKVVVCGQAGVGKTAVLEQLLYANHVAGSDPMETLEDIYIGSIETDRGTREQVRFYDTRGLRDGMELPRHYYTFADGFVLVYSIDSKESFKRMEALKKDIDRHRDKKEVTIIVLGNKLDKQDERRIDANYAQNWAKNEKVRLWEVSVVDRRTLIDPFVHLASKMTQPQSKPTFPLSRNKNKGSGSTDS from the exons ATGGGAAAAAGCTGCAAAGTAGTTGTGTGTGGCCAGGCTGGAGTTGGTAAAACAGCCGTGTTGGAGCAACTACTGTACGCCAATCATGTTGCAG GTTCAGACCCCATGGAAACCCTCGAAGATATTTACATTGGTTCCATCGAGACTGACCGTGGCACACGCGAGCAGGTGCGCTTCTATGACACGCGTGGACTCCGTGATGGAATGGAACTCCCTCGCCATTACTACACTTTTGCCGATGGGTTTGTGCTCGTCTACAGCATCGACAGCAAAGAGTCCTTTAAGCGAATGGAGGCGCTCAAGAAAGATATTGATCGCCACCGAGACAAGAAAGAG GTCACCATCATCGTGCTGGGCAACAAGCTGGACAAGCAGGACGAGAGGAGAATTGATGCTAACTATGCGCAGAACTGGGCGAAAAACGAGAAGGTGCGTCTGTGGGAGGTGTCGGTGGTGGACCGGCGCACGCTCATCGATCCCTTTGTCCACCTGGCCAGCAAGATGACCCAGCCGCAGAGCAAGCCCACCTTTCCYCTCAGTCGCAATAAGAACAAGGGCAGTGGCTCGACGGACAGCTAA